The Malus domestica chromosome 13, GDT2T_hap1 genome includes a window with the following:
- the LOC103452906 gene encoding uncharacterized protein produces MAGAHCATSLVIAHPIHSTAKPVKPILSASVSVPSKPTRRRNHLRPKILKTLTRPYPPPKTPLLPELPPTEPVIPIESPVTPSENDSNTELSSDRSDVVAAEGDTVEELSVSVTTPEQNGIVGKFSAKSVLKFGAYVVGAYLFQAFFTVWLLGDDNPDQETGKSKTLSKSKGKALYSNVGSELGNVISLDEIQLDERIEEIRAMAREARKSEKRELKKGSIGDEDDISDARNRIGIEKEVGERLVRLQRSLNSKREKLQGPYVSNMEKNEKVEDGNSKEEDGTLLFKKKVKFKAEAKSNPKGFGGLDEHGESRRIKRGSGGVDTVAGDASVGSDGKELLDSDNGENQRESDIGQGVSKTVEDEPKLQNDGNHLEKGTRSMDSGNDIGAGTIEPQNGTVQKKRRGKSSEGVKSRKSRALGKKKSSSKKEIQETTIKSGDNAVLSVNGSSKNKEAEKEPVANKVSGNRSKNDIDPWWLDLPYVLVIMIRRGSGSEGQGGLYTLKLSSQHQSQSDFSYTVAFEHRTDANNFCILLETFFEDLGDFRADIVPLPNKELREAIKSDNMKLIFVKRGQLQLYAGQPFEEVETALRSLVEQE; encoded by the exons ATGGCGGGTGCGCACTGCGCCACCTCCCTTGTCATCGCACACCCAATCCACTCCACCGCCAAACCAGTCAAACCAATCCTCTCAGCCTCCGTTTCCGTACCGTCAAAACCCACCCGACGGAGAAACCATTTGCGCCCCAAAATCCTCAAAACCCTAACTCGACCCTACCCGCCACCCAAAACCCCTCTCCTTCCCGAACTACCCCCGACGGAGCCTGTAATTCCCATTGAGTCCCCGGTAACTCCTTCCGAGAACGACTCCAATACCGAACTTAGCTCTGACCGAAGCGACGTCGTTGCCGCAGAAGGCGATACAGTTGAAGAACTGAGCGTGTCTGTGACGACCCCCGAGCAAAATGGCATTGTTGGTAAATTTTCTGCCAAGTCCGTCCTTAAATTTGGGGCGTATGTGGTTGGGGCTTATTTGTTTCAGGCTTTTTTTactgtttggttgctgggaGATGATAATCCTGATCAGGAAACTGGGAAGTCGAAAACTTTAAGCAAATCGAAAGGGAAAGCTTTGTATTCGAATGTTGGGTCTGAATTGGGCAATGTGATTTCTTTGGACGAGATACAATTGGACGAGAGGATAGAGGAAATTAGAGCAATGGCGAGGGAAGCACGAAAGTCGGAGAAAAGGGAGTTGAAGAAGGGAAGTATCGGTGATGAAGATGATATTTCTGATGCAAGGAATAGAATAGGCATCGAAAAAGAGGTCGGAGAGCGGTTGGTTAGGTTGCAGAGGAGTTTGAATTCTAAAAGGGAGAAGTTGCAGGGTCCATATGTGAGTAATATGGAAAAGAATGAGAAAGTAGAAGATGGGAATTCTAAAGAGGAGGATGGGACATTGCTGTTTAAGAAAAAGGTCAAGTTTAAGGCCGAAGCGAAAAGCAATCCCAAGGGGTTTGGGGGTTTGGATGAGCATGGTGAATCTAGGAGGATAAAGAGAGGTTCGGGCGGTGTAGATACAGTGGCGGGAGATGCAAGTGTTGGTAGTGATGGTAAAGAATTGTTGGATTCGGATAATGGTGAAAACCAGCGAGAGAGTGATATTGGACAAGGTGTTTCCAAGACCGTAGAGGACGAACCCAAGTTGCAAAATGACGGGAACCATTTGGAGAAAGGAACTCGGAGTATGGATAGCGGAAACGACATAGGAGCTGGAACTATTGAGCCACAAAATG GTACCGTCCAGAAGAAAAGACGAGGGAAGTCCTCTGAAGGAGTAAAGTCAAGAAAATCAAGGGCGTTGGGGAAGAAAAAGTCTTCCTCAAAGAAAGAAATTCAGGAAACTACCATAAAATCTGGTGATAATGCTGTATTGAGTGTAAATGGCAGTTCAAAAAAcaaagaagctgaaaaggaacCAGTGGCTAACAAAGTCAGTGGCAATCGATCAAAGAATGATATTGATCCGTGGTGGTTGGATCTTCCTTATGTTCTG GTTATTATGATCCGTAGAGGTTCTGGTAGCGAGGGGCAAGGCGGACTCTATACCTTAAAGCTCAGTTCTCAGCACCAAAGCCAGAGTGATTTTTCCTATACTGTCGCTTTCGAACACCGCACTGATGCCAATAACTTCTGTATACTATTGGAAACTTTTTTCGAAGATCTGGGTGATTTCAGGGCTGATATTGTTCCTTTACCAAACAAA GAACTTCGCGAAGCCATAAAGTCAGATAACATGAAGCTGATTTTTGTGAAGAGAGGGCAGCTTCAGCTGTATGCCGGGCAACCTTTTGAAGAAGTTGAGACAGCGTTGCGCTCTCTGGTTGAACAAGAGTGA
- the LOC103452903 gene encoding ubiquitin-like-specific protease ESD4, producing the protein MGALTSNRKRGDERLSFNCAHPSLNLPNFQSSKRPRLSHVNQSPNQLIVSSKSAGSRLSRYPDIKPPLPRVHAPCRTQKFGSFRGLSPKTRGVPEERSMGNVLSYHLDKAKNVAFSAFRYSTKDKEVIELDKEVEDDRVSEDSSIEEVVAIEEDDQEGPSVVDYGQELDTKMVDCGTQATHPSASSVVSDLTTTTNTAFKEDSAGKMLDSLSLNREVGVPSKAAYKLLIESVERRTPKLKHLDFQIDFHWKKRYMLESLRPQKKPVEVVPVEPFVPLRKEEVAEIEQAFSSSNRKRILVTHENSNIEITGELLQCLRPGAWLKDEVINVYLELLKEREKREPQKFLKCHFFNTFFYTKLISGKGGYDYKSVRRWTTERKLGYYLIDCDKIFVPIHKEIHWCLAVINKVDQKLQYLDSLKGRDTQVMRILAKYYVDEVKDKSGEDIDLSSWELEYVDNLPEQENGYDCGVFMVKYADFYSRDIGLCFKQEHMPYFRSRTAKEILKLRAD; encoded by the exons ATGGGAGCGCTAACCAGCAACCGTAAGCGAGGGGACGAGCGTTTGAGCTTCAATTGTGCGCACCCATCTCTGAATTTGCCTAATTTTCAAAGCTCGAAGCGACCCAGATTGTCTCACGTGAATCAGAGCCCGAACCAACTCATCGTCTCTTCTAAAAGCGCCGGTTCGAGGCTCTCTCGGTACCCGGATATAAAGCCCCCATTGCCTAGAGTTCACGCCCCTTGCAGAACACAAAAATTCGGGTCCTTTCGTGGTTTGAGTCCGAAAACTAGAGGGGTTCCTGAAGAGCGGTCGATGGGCAATGTACTGAGTTACCATTTGGACAAGGCAAAGAACGTCGCCTTCAGTGCATTTCGGTATTCGACCAAGGACAAGGAGGTGATTGAATTGGATAAGGAGGTTGAAGATGATCGGGTTTCCGAGGATTCAAGCATAGAAGAAGTTGTGGCTATAGAGGAAGATGACCAAGAAGGGCCTTCTGTGGTGGATTATGGGCAGGAATTGGATACGAAGATGGTGGATTGTGGAACTCAGGCTACTCATCCATCGgcttcttcagtggtttcagaCTTGACCACAACTACGAATACTGCTTTCAAAGAGGACAGTGCAGGGAAGATGTTGGACTCACTGTCGCTGAATCGTGAGGTGGGTGTGCCAAGTAAGGCAGCATACAAGCTGTTGATTGAGAGTGTAGAGAGGCGGACTCCGAAACTGAAACATTTGGATTTCCAAATTGACTTCCATTGGAAGAAACGGTATATGCTTGAATCGCTGCGTCCACAAAAGAAACCAGTGGAG GTTGTGCCCGTTGAACCATTTGTCCCTCTTAGAAAGGAGGAAGTGGCGGAGATTGAGCAAGCATTTTCTTCCTCCAACCG GAAGAGGATCTTGGTAACTCATGAGAACTCAAACATAGAGATAACTGGTGAACTTCTGCAGTGCCTTAGACCAGGGGCGTGGTTGAAGGATGAG GTCATAAATGTGTACCTTGAATTGCTgaaagagagggagaagagagaaccaCAAAAGTTCTTAAAATGTcacttcttcaacacatttttcTATACAAAG TTGATAAGTGGGAAAGGTGGCTATGATTATAAATCTGTCAGAAGGTGGACTACCGAAAGAAAGTTGGGATACTACCTCATTGATTGCGACAAA ATATTTGTCCCCATCCACAAAGAAATACATTGGTGCTTGGCAGTTATTAACAAGGTAGATCAGAAGTTACAGTATCTTGATTCACTCAAAGGAAGGGATACCCAAGTGATGAGAATATTG GCTAAATACTACGTTGATGAAGTGAAGGACAAGAGTGGAGAGGATATCGATTTGAGTTCTTGGGAATTAGAATATGTTGACAACCTTCCTGAGCAGGAGAATGG GTATGACTGTGGTGTTTTCATGGTTAAATATGCTGACTTTTATAGCAGGGATATTGGGCTCTGTTTCAAACAG GAACACATGCCATATTTTCGATCGAGAACAGCGAAGGAGATCCTAAAATTGAGAGCAGACTGA
- the LOC103414603 gene encoding uncharacterized protein gives MDPQYPTKPARSYGPQMKMTIQPSQHSDNDRSTGELRALDCNLTALCDHIQTEGFNSGAFSDMVVHAMGSTYHLHRLILSRSPYFRNMLHGPWKEASAPVLTLHIDDKNVNGEAIAMALAYLYGHHPKLNDNNAFRVLAAASFLDLQDLCAICTDFIISELWTSNFLAYQVFAESQDYGIHGERVRNACWGYLCQSGSMELKEVLPKLSAQTLLALLTSDELWVPSEEKRFELAFYAFLAKGAQSKQEDYDHGSSSSEAGTDTPSDSSNAKGKNLIDSFANKRLESEVGRLTLKDDVEGHNTARSLLIELADCVVDFQTRVSNSKQQVQQVVEPQSNLEPGYNCSMGGPSSLKNSLSEIGVMRTSCYAEMPVGVGASRLGANGVAMEGPSDEGSCYHLNNNSWFARDQSRQCSSMNSSTSELMPNDWGRCGMPPLSWGGRVVGRRQVKGYAKGNFGVGGEEYDAFVNIFEGGSLLYCNMSFEALLNVRKQLEELGFPCKAVNDGLWLQMLLSQRVQEVGADTCKNCCLTNIACSCRQQFSFSQGVTTGYYMQEHNQNNSPGVYVAESAPGEGNGLFRPVRVHVRGPVDGLAGIGRGTTFVPATAWPPTRFVFSRVPFGMGNRNCQQSLANDDSEARADHNGDLSGDGLTALVGLSQGGNNVANAHGEQTERGYEMDMQSRMAGTSMSVPSTSGVPIQMVESSDHALGIEWDNASSSSISLDMKTPLSHFPPFRFGVQFEDVHRLSDGQVKHSSEVFYAGSLWKVSVQAFNDEDPQGRRTLGLFIHRRKAEITDSFRKVQMYVDSREKVTARYQLICPSKREVMVFGSFKQTGTLLPKAPKGWGWRSALLFDELADLLQNGALRVAAVVQLV, from the exons ATGGACCCGCAATACCCGACCAAGCCGGCGCGATCGTACGGGCCGCAGATGAAAATGACGATTCAGCCCTCGCAGCACTCTGACAACGACCGGTCCACTGGCGAGCTGCGCGCGCTCGATTGCAACCTCACCGCCCTCTGCGACCACATACAGACGGAGGGCTTCAATTCCGGTGCCTTCTCCGATATGGTCGTCCACGCCATGGGCTCCACCTACCACCTCCACCGCCTTATTCTCTCCCGCAGCCCCTACTTCAG GAACATGCTTCATGGACCTTGGAAAGAAGCCAGTGCCCCCGTTTTAACCTTACATATTGACGATAAGAATGTTAACGGAGAAGCAATTGCAATGGCTTTGGCGTATCTGTACGGTCACCACCCCAAGCTTAATGATAACAATGCATTTCGTGTTTTGGCTGCCGCTTCTTTTCTTGACCTTCAG GATTTGTGTGCAATATGCACAGACTTCATTATATCTGAATTATGGACTTCAAACTTCTTAGCCTATCAG GTGTTTGCAGAGAGCCAAGATTATGGCATACATGGAGAACGAGTAAGAAATGCTTGCTGGGGCTACCTTTGTCAAAGTGGTTCCATGGAGTTGAAAGAG GTGCTTCCAAAACTTTCAGCTCAAACCCTGCTTGCATTGCTGACCTCTGATGAGCTGTGGGTACCCAGTGAAGAGAAACG GTTTGAGCTGGCATTCTATGCATTCCTTGCAAAAGGTGCTCAAAGCAAACAGGAAGACTATGATCATGGAAGTTCCAGTTCTGAGGCAGGAACGGATACTCCATCTGATTCTTCTAACGCAAAGGGAAAGAATCTGATTGATAGCTTTGCTAACAAAAGGTTGGAGTCTGAAGTCGGACGCTTAACCCTAAAAGATGACGTAGAGGGCCATAATACTGCTCGTAGTCTTTTGATAGAGCTTGCAGACTGTGTGGTTGATTTCCAAACAAGAGTTTCAAATTCCAAACAGCAAGTCCAACAAGTTGTGGAACCTCAATCCAATTTGGAGCCAGGATACAACTGCAGCATGGGTGGTCCTTCATCATTAAAAAATTCACTATCGGAAATAGGTGTGATGAGAACCTCATGTTATGCTGAAATGCCAGTTGGTGTTGGAGCAAGTAGACTGGGGGCAAATGGAGTGGCTATGGAAGGGCCATCTGATGAAGGATCATGCTATCACTTAAATAACAACAGTTGGTTTGCCAGGGACCAGTCAAGGCAATGCTCTTCAATGAACTCTTCCACTAGTGAGCTCATGCCAAATGATTGGGGAAGATGTGGCATGCCTCCTCTTTCATGGGGTGGCAGGGTTGTAGGGAGAAGACAGGTTAAAGGTTATGCTAAAGGGAACTTTGGGGTGGGTGGGGAGGAATATGATGCATTTGTTAATATATTTGAAGGCGGATCTCTTTTATACTGCAACATGTCTTTTGAGGCACTTTTGAATGTACGAAAGCAACTTGAGGAACTGGGGTTCCCCTGCAAAGCTGTAAACGATGGTCTTTGGCTGCAG ATGCTTTTAAGCCAGAGAGTCCAAGAAGTTGGTGCTGATACGTGCAAAAATTGCTGTCTTACAAATATAGCTTGCAGTTGCAGACAGCAATTTTCATTCTCACAGGGAGTTACTACCGGATACTACATGCAAGAGCATAATCAGAATAATTCTCCTGGTGTATATGTTGCTGAGTCTGCCCCAGGTGAAGGAAATGGTCTCTTTAGGCCTGTACGTGTGCATGTCAGGGGTCCTGTTGATGGGCTTGCTGGTATCGGACGCGGAACTACGTTTGTACCAGCAACTGCCTGGCCTCCAACTCGGTTTGTCTTTTCCCGTGTGCCATTTGGCATGGGCAACAGAAATTGCCAGCAGTCTCTTGCTAATGATGATTCAGAGGCTAGAGCTGACCATAATGGGGACCTGTCTGGAGATGGATTAACAGCTTTAGTTGGGCTAAGCCAAGGAGGGAACAATGTAGCTAATGCTCATGGGGAGCAAACAGAGAGAGGCTATGAGATGGATATGCAGAGCAGAATGGCTGGAACGTCCATGTCGGTGCCAAGTACTAGTGGTGTACCCATTCAGATGGTAGAGTCGTCAGACCATGCGCTTGGGATTGAGTGGGATAATGCAAGCAGTTCTTCCATCTCATTGGATATGAAAACACCTTTAAGTCACTTCCCTCCTTTCCGCTTTGG GGTGCAATTTGAGGATGTGCACAGGCTTAGTGATGGCCAAGTGAAGCACTCTTCAGAAGTCTTTTATGCTGGTTCTTTATGGAAG GTTAGCGTTCAGGCTTTTAATGATGAAGATCCTCAAGGACGTCGAACACTTG GATTATTTATTCACCGACGTAAGGCAGAGATTACTGATTCATTCAGAAAG GTGCAGATGTATGTTGATTCTCGTGAAAAGGTTACAGCCCGCTATCAG TTAATTTGCCCATCAAAGAGGGAAGTCATGGTGTTTGGGAGTTTCAAGCAAACAGGCACGCTTTTACCAAAAGCTCCCAAGGGCTGGGGATGGCGGTCGGCTCTGCTATTTGACGAGCTTGCTGATCTTCTCCAAAACGGGGCCCTAAGAGTGGCTGCTGTTGTACAGCTTGTATGA
- the LOC103452902 gene encoding kinesin-like protein KIN-13A, translating to MGGQMQQSNAAAATALYDHATGAAAGPLHNAGPTGDAGDAVMARWLQSAGLQHLASPASTGIDNRLLPNLLMQGYGAQSAEEKQRLFKLMRNLNFNGESGSEPYTPTAQSLGGAASDGLYSPELRGDFGAGLLDLHAMDDTELLSEHVISEPFEPSPFMPGGKEFEDELNLTSNRQQRVLPDPDPSFPLAQSEKESTKENNVAKIKVVVRKRPLNKKELSRKEEDIVTVYDNAYLTVHEPKLKVDLTAYVEKHEFCFDAVLNEQVSNDEVYRATVEPIIPIIFERTKATCFAYGQTGSGKTFTMQPLPIRAAEDLVRLLHQPVYRNQRFKLWLSYFEIYGGKLFDLLSDRKKLCMREDGRQQVCIVGLQEFEVSDVQIVKEFIERGNASRSTGSTGANEESSRSHAILQLVVKKHTEVKDSRRNIDVNESRSGKVVGKISFIDLAGSERGADTTDNDRQTRIEGAEINKSLLALKECIRALDNDQIHIPFRGSKLTEVLRDSFVGNSRTVMISCISPNAGSCEHTLNTLRYADRVKSLSKGGNARKDQAINSLPPANRDVSLASSTLVSSEVEDVREQHQEVKVADTGRRAVEKESFSYIPPTPEFDKQPAKSSSSNPINVREESGVPSGSMDRERFEMNNSYGDNYSQKLPNYSKNSVDTEERVQKVSPPRRKVTKDEKSERLGNWPKKVGSDLSTTSSKQQSTGIYNASNAGSRQSEPEVPDGNINAILEEEEALIAAHRKEIEDTMEIVREEMKLLAEVDQPGSRIDNYVTQLNFVLSRKAAGLVSLQARLARFQHRLKEQEILSRKRVPR from the exons ATGGGTGGCCAGATGCAGCAGAGCAATGCCGCCGCGGCAACCGCTCTGTACGACCACGCCACCGGCGCTGCCGCAGGGCCTCTGCACAATGCAGGGCCGACAGGTGATGCTGGTGATGCGGTCATGGCCCGTTGGCTCCAGTCCGCCGGGTTGCAGCATCTGGCCTCACCAGCTTCCACGGGCATTGACAATCGTCTCCTTCCCAATCTCCTCATGCAG GGTTATGGAGCTCAATCTGCCGAAGAGAAGCAGAGGCTTTTCAAATTAATGCGAAACCTCAATTTCAATGGGGAGTCTGGTTCTGAGCCATACACACCTACTGCCCAATCTCTGGGAGGAGCTGCATCGGATGGTTTATATTCTCCGGAATTAAGGGGTGATTTCGGAGCGGGGTTGTTGGATCTTCATGCTATGGATGATACAGAGCTTCTGTCCGAG CATGTCATCTCTGAACCCTTTGAGCCATCACCATTTATGCCTGGTGGTAAAGAATTTGAGGATGAGTTGAATTTGACAAGTAATAGGCAGCAAAGAGTGCTACCTGATCCAGATCCATCATTTCCATTAGCCCAGAGTGAAAAGGAGAGCACAAAGGAAAACAATGTGGCTAAGATTAAAGTTGTG GTACGCAAAAGACCTTTGAACAAGAAGGAGCTTTCACGGAAGGAGGAGGATATTGTAACCGTGTATGACAATGCTTATTTGACAGTCCATGAACCCAAACTAAAG GTGGACTTGACTGCATACGTGGAGAAGCATGAATTTTGTTTTGATGCTGTACTGAATGAGCAAGTTTCAAATGATGAG GTATACCGGGCTACTGTAGAACCAATCATTCCCATAATTTTTGAGCGAACAAAGGCTACATGTTTTGCTTATGGTCAAACAG GTAGTGGTAAGACATTCACAATGCAACCGTTACCTATCAGAGCTGCAGAAGACCTCGTCAGATTGTTACATCAGCCAGTTTACCGTAACCAGAGATTCAAATTGTGGCTTAGCTATTTTGAGATTTATGGTGGAAAGCTCTTTGATCTTCTCAGTGATAGGAA GAAACTATGTATGAGAGAAGATGGACGACAACAAGTTTGCATTGTTGGACTGCAAGAGTTTGAAGTTTCAGATGTACAAATTGTTAAAGAATTTATTGAGAGGGGGAATGCTTCTAGAAGTACTGGATCGACAGGTGCTAATGAGGAGTCTTCTCGGTCTCATGCTATTTTACAACTTGTTGTTAAAAAGCACACTGAGGTAAAAGATTCCAGGCGAAACATTGATGTAAATGAATCTAGAAGTGGGAAGGTTGTGGGAAAGATCTCTTTTATTGATCTTGCTGGTAGTGAAAGGGGTGCCGACACCACTGATAATGACCGACAAACAAG AATTGAAGGAGCAGAAATTAACAAGAGCCTTTTGGCACTTAAGGAGTGCATTCGTGCCCTGGACAATGATCAGATCCATATACCTTTCCGTGGAAGCAAACTCACAGAAGTGCTCCGTGACTCCTTTGTTGGAAATTCAAGGACTGTTATGATATCTTGCATTTCTCCAAATGCAGGGTCATGCGAGCATACACTTAATACTTTGAGATAtgcagatcg CGTGAAAAGTCTTTCAAAGGGTGGCAATGCTAGAAAGGATCAAGCCATAAATTCATTACCACCAGCGAATAGGGATGTTTCATTAGCATCTTCTACACTGGTTTCTTCTGAGGTAGAGGATGTCCGTGAGCAACATCAAGAAGTTAAAGTAGCTGATACAGGTAGAAGAGCTGTGGAGAAAGAAAGTTTCTCATATATCCCTCCTACTCCAGAGTTTGACAAGCAGCCAGCAAAGTCGTCATCAAGTAATCCCATCAATGTTCGGGAAGAAAGTGGGGTGCCTTCTGGTTCAATGGACAGGGAGAGATTTGAAATGAATAATTCGTATGGTGATAATTACAGTCAGAAGTTGCCCAATTATTCTAAAAACTCGGTTGATACAGAAGAGAGAGTACAAAAGGTGTCGCCACCTCGTAGGAAAGTAACCAAGGATGAAAAATCAGAAAGGCTGGGGAACTGGCCGAAAAAAGTTGGTTCGGATCTCTCCACCACAAGCTCTAAGCAGCAAAGTACCGGAATTTATAATGCAAGCAATGCTGGATCCAGACAATCTGAGCCTGAAGTTCCTGATGGGAATATCAATGCCATTCTTGAG GAAGAAGAGGCCCTTATTGCTGCCCATAGAAAAGAAATTGAGGATACAATGGAAATTGTTCGCGAA GAAATGAAACTGTTGGCGGAAGTGGACCAACCGGGGAGCCGCATAGACAACTATGTGACCCAGTTGAATTTTGTTCTTTCCCGCAAGGCAGCCGGTCTGGTTAGCCTTCAAGCCCGGCTTGCAAGATTCCAGCACAGACTAAAAGAACAGGAAATACTAAGTCGGAAAAGAGTACCTCGTTAA
- the LOC103452905 gene encoding uncharacterized protein, translating into MAMALRPIDNALPTTPERPKKQTKVAVPMQKQQSGLVNDENQAPLPATADFAIDYISSENLKPISDPDLKIQSLSEGFESKDWVKVCESLNNVRRFALHHSALLAPTLENVVVVLVKAMKNPRSALIKTSIMASSDIFTAFGDGLLDSAASNAFDQLLLQLLLKASQDKRFVCEEADRALSSMVQSLTPLPLLQKLRAYASHGNPRVRAKAAVSIASCVAKMGLEGLKDYGLVSLVQKAADLLNDRLPEAREAARGIVMSVYNAYTENEEEKLRENEEEKPEKQEIWLSFCQSNLSTIHAQSMVKITSSQ; encoded by the exons ATGGCAATGGCTCTCAGACCCATCGACAATGCTCTCCCAACCACACCGGAAAGACCCAAAAAGCAAACCAAAGTTGCTGTTCCTATGCAAAAGCAGCAATCCGGCCTCGTAAATGACGAAAATCAGGCTCCGCTTCCTGCAACCGCGGATTTCGCCATCGATTACATCTCCTCTGAGAATCTCAAACCCATCTCAGACCCGGATCTCAAGATCCAG AGCTTGAGTGAGGGATTCGAATCAAAGGATTGGGTAAAGGTGTGTGAGTCTCTGAACAATGTTAGGCGTTTTGCACTCCACCATTCTGCTCTTCTGGCTCCTACTCT AGAGAATGTTGTAGTGGTGCTGGTGAAGGCAATGAAGAATCCGAGAAGTGCCTTAATCAAGACCTCGATTATGGCTTCTTCCGACATCTTCACCGCCTTTGGTGATGGTTTACTTGACTCCGCAGCCTCTAATGCATTTGACCAATTG CTGCTGCAATTGCTGCTCAAGGCATCTCAAGACAAACGTTTTGTGTGTGAAGAAGCAGACAGGGCACTGAGCTCAATGGTGCAGTCCTTGACCCCTCTTCCTCTGCTTCAGAAGCTCCGAGCTTACGCTTCCCATGGCAACCCCAGAGTCAGAGCCAAAGCTGCCGTTTCCATCGCATCTTGTGTCGCCAAGATG GGCCTTGAAGGATTGAAGGATTATGGGCTGGTTTCTCTGGTACAAAAGGCTGCAGATTTGTTGAATGATAGGCTGCCCGAGGCGAGAGAAGCAGCGCGGGGAATTGTGATGTCGGTATACAATGCCTATACAGAGAATGAAGAGGAGAAGCTGCGGGAAAATGAAGAGGAGAAGCCGGAGAAGCAGGAGATTTGGTTAAGCTTTTGCCAGTCTAATTTGTCAACAATTCATGCTCAGTCCATGGTCAAAATTACTTCTTCTCAGTAG